The genomic window GGCAGGATCCGGCGCTCATGGAAATCATCAGTTCCTGCGATATGATCAATGCCGACGGGATGTCCGTGGTCTGGGCCTCAAGACTTTTGGGGAAAGCCCTTAAGGAGCGGGTCACGGGGATAGACCTTATGCAGAGACTGGTCGAAAGGTCCGCGTCACGCGGATATGCCCTTTATTTCCTCGGGGCGAGGAAGGAAGTGGTGGAAAGGGTCGTCGGGATATATAAGGAAAAGTTCCCGGACATCCATATAGCCGGGTACAGGGACGGTTACTGGCGGGAGGACGAAGAACCCGGACTTGTGAGGGATATCCGGGATTCCGGAGCGCAGATACTCTTCCTGGCCATAAGCTCCCCCAGGAAAGAGAGGTTCCTCAGCCGGTATCTCGCGGAGATGAACGTGCCCTTTGTTATGGGCGTAGGGGGTAGTTTCGATGTTGTCGCGGGAGTTACCCGCAGGGCGCCTGTGTGGATGCAGAAAAGCGGATTGGAATGGTTCTACAGGTTCAGCCAGGAACCGGCTAGGATGTGGAAAAGGTATATACCGGGGAACATGCGTTTCATAGGCCTTGTATGCAGGGAACTTGTCAGGGCGCGGTCCGGGGCGAAATGAAGCCGCTTGTGTAACGGGGCGGGAACGTATATAATTAGATTTTTGGTTTTACAGCAAAAGGAGACATGATGTTCGACCTCAATAAACTTGGTGATATGGCAAAGGTGGCCAGCCAGGCCCGTGAAATGCAGCAAAAACAGGAAAAAGCGCAAAAAGAACAGACGGAGCTTTTGAAAAAGATATCTAACCAGCTCGATACGCTTATATCTTATATCAATGACAGGATATAACATTGCGGATGCCGATGGATAACGCTATGATACGCCGGAACGTAAAACGGATATTAACGGAACTTCCAGCTGGAGTTACGCTTGTGGCGGCCGCGAAGACGAGGACGCCCGAAGAGGTGGTCGCCGCCGTTCGTGCGGGCGCGCATGCTGTCGGGGAGAATTATGTCCAGGAAGCGGAGAGGGCTTTTCAGGCGATCGGCCATGGGGTCAGGTGGCATTTCATCGGTCACCTCCAGAAGAACAAGGTGAAGAAGGCCGTTGGGGTGTTCGACGTGATAGAGACCGTGGATTCTCCTGAGCTCGCCGGGGAAATAGATAAAAGATGCGCTGATGCCGGCCGTACGATGGATGTGCTTATTGAGGTCAATAGCGGGCGGGAGCGCCAGAAATCCGGCGTTATGCCTGAGGATGTGGCCGTCCTGCTGGAGGAGATATCGGGACTTCCTAATATAAGGATAAAAGGTCTTATGACGATGGGTCCCGTTACGGATGATCCCGAGCTGGCCAGGCCTTTTTTCGCCGGGACCAGAGAACTGTTCGACGCGCTTAAGGGATCGCAGGGAGGCAACGTGGCCATGGAGTTCCTTTCCATGGGCATGTCGGGGTCGTATAAGGTGGCGTTGGAGGAAGGCGCTAATATCGTAAGGATAGGCACAGGTATATTCGGGGAAAGGGGCCGGTAGGTTCATATGTATGTAAAGGTCTTGTGTGACGAAAAAGCCAAAAGAGGATTACAGCCTAGCCGTGGTTTCGCGTGCCTTTTGAACAA from Candidatus Omnitrophota bacterium includes these protein-coding regions:
- a CDS encoding WecB/TagA/CpsF family glycosyltransferase — translated: QDPALMEIISSCDMINADGMSVVWASRLLGKALKERVTGIDLMQRLVERSASRGYALYFLGARKEVVERVVGIYKEKFPDIHIAGYRDGYWREDEEPGLVRDIRDSGAQILFLAISSPRKERFLSRYLAEMNVPFVMGVGGSFDVVAGVTRRAPVWMQKSGLEWFYRFSQEPARMWKRYIPGNMRFIGLVCRELVRARSGAK
- a CDS encoding YggS family pyridoxal phosphate-dependent enzyme; this encodes MDNAMIRRNVKRILTELPAGVTLVAAAKTRTPEEVVAAVRAGAHAVGENYVQEAERAFQAIGHGVRWHFIGHLQKNKVKKAVGVFDVIETVDSPELAGEIDKRCADAGRTMDVLIEVNSGRERQKSGVMPEDVAVLLEEISGLPNIRIKGLMTMGPVTDDPELARPFFAGTRELFDALKGSQGGNVAMEFLSMGMSGSYKVALEEGANIVRIGTGIFGERGR